Proteins encoded in a region of the Candidatus Bathyarchaeota archaeon genome:
- a CDS encoding LamG domain-containing protein, protein MAGYTFEYYTGSAWVKLAARLGGSGDIDEYNQKRIIECYLVNTAANLALAKTKPTVRVLYGGAVKFTGKLLYQYLTYFTIRCKILSLAFLQADGVPFTYYDAGVGTDADELFAAVCTTCGLTAGSCPTDTIRLRFDKADCWKVIELIALYTGKAIVEDGLTISITDKGSAQSYSGVIAQPTRKLDPQQVYTKIYARGTDVDGNIIYGEAGTAGRTKVINASNATGTDTLDLLAAAELAKSKESVAVPLTLPTGECIDWVSGDTLTVSIPYLDMDGSYPIMRITRHNSKSKVEIDAALPTYEQLLEDFGDLQSLGIFPPTPITASNTVRHTNSSFKSTSDHTQYVKLKEIRVGKKIEGTIRIMFVSVTDKEGYFGSYISLRKNGVEIYNELRTGGQTAPVSHYTDQTNFEENDTLELWGMSDEWDDVVLTLYDFDIGYDPSYANLYFINQDPADFVGQHPVNVYKRAASQPATPTAESGVPSGWSLSPPEPDGYPLWLSTCTQSSTDVVVGVWSAPVQLSGDNGADGESGLSSLTIYSSDGIHWHNTFAEGDIYAKTKTFPAQLDMSGLILYLPLDEVSGDAATDYSGEENNGAVTGASVVEGKFGNARDFTAADVSKYVLVPDSEALSPTEEVTVSCWVKAIIIGNTGFIWKGYNYFLYSETDGIPRFSCYDTPGENSYAVANTALAVDEWVFLTGVFGADKKSRIYINAVLQSTVGTIIADIRDSTADLYVGKRGDDIGTSFKGIIDEVRIYNRALSAEEILANYNATAPIFSEAYRIVGEDGAQGPPGEDGADGNDGDDGNQKQHVFKRSATAPDTPTGNGIPSGWSDGFPSGSAMLWMSVAYQAYDGTLIGSWSTPISMSGFIVQYSEDGSTDWHSTATEDDYFMRILQPDGSWSAAIRIRAEVGVTYTASNTPRNYNNEAQPTSNGYYTLLKQIQINEDIIGSIRMMVQVYSYGLYGQIDIRLNNESVEEITDIYGDASPPISHDFENLEAGDTIDIYGLVNDSAEIIASNMTLCYDPNILISVTNVY, encoded by the coding sequence TTGGCAGGCTACACCTTTGAATATTACACTGGCAGCGCATGGGTTAAACTTGCTGCAAGACTCGGCGGAAGCGGCGACATCGACGAATACAACCAGAAACGCATTATAGAATGCTACCTCGTCAACACCGCAGCCAACCTCGCCTTAGCCAAAACCAAACCGACCGTGCGAGTCCTCTACGGCGGCGCAGTGAAGTTCACGGGGAAACTCCTCTACCAGTACCTCACCTACTTCACCATCCGATGCAAAATCTTGTCCCTTGCGTTTCTACAGGCCGATGGTGTCCCCTTCACCTATTATGATGCAGGTGTAGGAACAGACGCCGACGAGTTATTCGCAGCTGTATGCACCACATGCGGCTTAACCGCTGGCTCATGCCCAACCGACACTATACGGCTCCGCTTCGACAAAGCCGACTGCTGGAAAGTCATCGAATTAATTGCGCTCTACACGGGCAAAGCCATCGTCGAAGACGGCTTAACCATATCCATCACAGACAAGGGGTCGGCGCAGAGCTATAGCGGCGTAATCGCTCAGCCCACCCGCAAACTCGACCCCCAACAGGTCTACACAAAAATCTATGCCCGAGGAACCGACGTAGACGGCAACATAATCTATGGCGAAGCAGGCACAGCAGGCAGAACCAAAGTAATCAACGCCTCCAACGCCACCGGCACCGACACCCTCGACTTACTGGCAGCGGCCGAGTTGGCTAAAAGCAAAGAATCCGTTGCGGTGCCCCTTACTCTACCCACAGGGGAATGCATCGACTGGGTAAGCGGCGACACCCTAACCGTCTCTATCCCCTATTTGGATATGGATGGCAGCTACCCCATCATGCGCATCACCCGCCATAACAGCAAATCCAAGGTGGAGATTGATGCGGCGTTACCCACTTACGAGCAATTACTTGAGGACTTCGGGGATCTCCAATCCCTCGGCATCTTCCCGCCTACCCCTATAACTGCCTCTAATACGGTGCGCCATACAAACAGCAGCTTCAAATCCACTTCTGACCACACCCAATACGTTAAACTTAAGGAAATCCGGGTGGGCAAAAAAATCGAGGGCACCATCCGCATCATGTTCGTGTCGGTTACCGATAAGGAAGGCTACTTTGGCAGCTACATTAGCCTACGCAAAAACGGCGTTGAAATCTACAATGAACTCCGCACAGGTGGGCAAACAGCGCCTGTAAGCCACTACACAGACCAAACCAACTTCGAGGAAAACGACACGTTGGAGCTCTGGGGCATGAGTGACGAATGGGATGATGTGGTGCTTACATTATACGATTTCGATATTGGCTACGACCCCAGCTACGCCAACCTGTATTTCATCAACCAAGACCCCGCGGATTTTGTTGGGCAGCACCCCGTGAACGTGTATAAACGCGCTGCTTCACAGCCTGCGACACCTACGGCTGAATCTGGGGTGCCGTCTGGTTGGAGCCTGTCGCCGCCTGAACCAGATGGTTATCCGCTTTGGCTTTCGACTTGTACGCAGTCTTCGACGGATGTGGTGGTGGGGGTTTGGAGTGCGCCGGTGCAGCTTAGCGGAGATAACGGGGCAGATGGTGAATCAGGGCTATCATCATTAACCATATATAGCAGCGACGGAATCCACTGGCATAACACCTTTGCAGAAGGCGACATCTACGCTAAAACCAAAACATTCCCTGCGCAACTGGATATGTCAGGTTTAATACTGTATTTACCGTTAGATGAGGTATCTGGAGACGCCGCAACCGACTATAGTGGAGAAGAAAACAATGGCGCCGTAACGGGAGCATCGGTTGTGGAAGGCAAATTTGGAAATGCTCGAGACTTCACTGCTGCAGATGTATCAAAATATGTTTTAGTTCCCGATTCAGAGGCTCTTAGCCCAACTGAGGAAGTTACTGTTTCATGCTGGGTAAAAGCTATTATCATAGGTAACACGGGATTCATTTGGAAAGGATATAATTACTTTTTATATTCTGAAACTGACGGAATCCCCAGATTTAGTTGCTATGACACCCCAGGCGAAAACAGTTATGCAGTAGCCAATACTGCTTTAGCTGTTGATGAATGGGTGTTTCTGACTGGAGTATTTGGAGCAGATAAAAAATCACGCATATACATAAATGCTGTGTTACAAAGTACGGTAGGAACCATTATCGCAGATATCCGCGATTCAACTGCAGATTTATATGTAGGTAAACGTGGCGACGATATAGGCACTTCGTTTAAAGGAATAATCGATGAAGTGCGCATATATAATCGTGCGTTGTCTGCTGAGGAGATTCTTGCGAATTATAATGCTACAGCTCCAATATTCAGTGAGGCATATCGTATTGTAGGCGAGGATGGCGCTCAGGGTCCACCCGGCGAAGACGGAGCAGACGGCAACGACGGCGACGACGGAAACCAGAAACAACACGTATTCAAACGCAGCGCCACAGCACCCGATACCCCAACGGGCAACGGCATCCCCTCGGGATGGAGCGACGGTTTCCCCTCTGGCTCCGCGATGCTCTGGATGTCTGTGGCATACCAAGCCTATGATGGGACATTAATTGGGAGTTGGAGTACCCCGATTTCGATGTCTGGCTTCATTGTCCAATACAGTGAGGACGGCTCAACAGATTGGCACAGCACCGCAACAGAAGATGATTATTTCATGCGGATATTACAGCCTGATGGTAGCTGGAGTGCAGCGATTCGTATACGCGCTGAAGTCGGCGTCACCTACACCGCCAGTAACACCCCCAGAAACTACAACAATGAAGCACAACCAACAAGCAACGGCTACTATACCCTTTTGAAGCAGATTCAAATTAACGAGGACATCATTGGTTCCATTCGCATGATGGTGCAGGTCTACTCCTACGGGTTATATGGACAAATCGACATTCGCCTAAACAATGAATCTGTCGAGGAAATCACAGACATTTACGGTGACGCTTCCCCGCCTATCAGCCATGACTTCGAGAATTTGGAGGCAGGCGACACCATCGACATCTATGGACTCGTGAATGACTCAGCCGAAATCATCGCTTCAAACATGACTTTGTGCTATGACCCGAATATACTGATAAGCGTAACGAATGTGTATTAA